In Acipenser ruthenus chromosome 6, fAciRut3.2 maternal haplotype, whole genome shotgun sequence, the following proteins share a genomic window:
- the LOC117410443 gene encoding E3 SUMO-protein ligase ZNF451-like isoform X1 yields the protein MVGVRHVLSLYSLDNGMHVMMSKNDSLEYVGDHDTEDEVQFVSAGVLRPVLECIDLLSDEDEVGTSVQTSSKLRPKDHVDRQKERVTSTLDQLAHHVAVEKQEREEKDKAFKEKVDSQHAHGLQELEFIEGLSHKEEAKRCVDHWLQMPGLRPGSLNSGYRDSLRCETLPNMKPVMCPILHCNRMFDNGQLLVGHLKRFDHSPCDPTITLKGAPSISFACIACSRRYPSEDQYNVHRNTKIKSVDADGHNSTQHCQEVQCFACPFCFLLFNVRDQCLQHMSAKNHFQQSIKLSETEDTPAPIPIPAYAKKLLISLCKEVPFQITCTACKQVLNSYVEVTAHFRTACKNAGPIAVSHKSVVQVAEVFRVKGHCLGCSRLFTDESQMKSHEHLTRHKVEVVSSMEKAVLLFCDFYERSKNPPDLRLVLNNVRPKSFPLKRPLKQEPESKGSGASSAKRMRASEGKSQETISPGSRSVVSAFFCECNQHYNTEVEVEKHIIAINQIFYKCAVCGKQAGDLAVIGLHMSRFHGGAHLNNFLFWCQICKIEMPRKEDILSHVMDSHDGHGFCYEKKVLEEVPSPSTSKSSTTFSEQSGSTGQARTPSLATSDPAPSGKWLCRICEELFVSEKAVYNHCKEMNNHRFQKYVCGYCKQRFLKVETLYRHFQDEHEGEIDVKYFCGLCDGLQYDMQEEFLNHYQSYHSKDYVFVAERNDSPLQNQAATDPETKTSCRCKMSCSNKSEKQIARKKCLKNLIQQSKLWFRCRLCIATSQTLEAMQKHTKIHGFTKKKSKFLVCCGSCTKRLSDLNGGHNHYFSKHCFPQAGCTVSPASKTTSSGVHASPMPKGQQPSCTPDQSSKSGILPGLKGNEKCEKPAQEESKHELPDMDYLMTTTHIVFVDLDNWPCFFSRLPGYLNQGIFVWGFQGGKNIWRAPDGCKVYNYLVNTGCFFLHPRCSDRKDAADFAICVHAGRLDEQLPKHIQFTILSGDKGFHELELQFLKTMRTAHILNPHQLEGEMMCALLNSITDIGKDRDDMKTAVELSLKEKNNKGQDAEIKEAIKRSLEEI from the exons AGTAAACTGAGACCGAAAGACCACGTTGACCGGCAGAAGGAAAGAGTTACTTCTACGCTGGATCAACTGGCCCACCATGTTGCTGTTGAGAAacaggagagagaagagaaagacAAAGCCTTTaag GAGAAGGTTGACTCTCAGCATGCCCATGGTTTACAGGAACTGGAATTTATTGAAGGACTATCTCATAAAGAGGAGGCCAAAAGATGTGTTGACCACTGGTTGCAAATGCCAG GTCTTCGACCAGGCTCTCTAAACTCTGGATACAGAGATTCTTTGAGATGTGAAACCTTGCCAAATATGAAGCCGGTTATGTGCCCTATATTGCACTGCAATCGAATGTTTGACAATGGGCAGCTTCTGGTTGGCCATCTGAAAAG ATTTGACCATTCTCCATGTGATCCAACTATTACACTCAAAGGAGCTCCATCAATTTCCTTTGCATGTATTGCTTGCTCCAGGCGATACCCATCTGAGGATCAGTACAATGTCCACAGGAATACTAAG ATCAAATCTGTGGATGCAGATGGGCATAACAGCACTCAGCATTGTCAGGAAGTTCAGTGTTTTGCTTGTCCCTTTTGCTTCCTCCTTTTCAACGTAAGGGATCAATGTTTGCAGCACATGTCTGCAAAGAATCACTTTCAGCAGTCTATTAAACTAAGCG AAACAGAAGATACTCCAGCTCCTATTCCTATTCCAGCATATGCTAAGAAGCTTCTGATCTCCTTATGCAAAGAAGTTCCCTTCCAGATAACGTGTACAGCTTGTAAGCAGGTGTTGAACTCGTACGTGGAGGTGACGGCACATTTTAG aACTGCATGCAAAAATGCTGGTCCAATAGCTGTCTCTCACAAAAGTGTTGTCCAGGTTGCTGAGGTATTCAGAGTAAAGGGGCATTGCTTAGGTTGCTCCAGACTCTTCACAGATGAAAGTCAAATGAAAAGCCATGAGCATCTAACTCGGCATAAAGTTGAGGTTGTATCTTCCATGGAGAAGGCTGTCTTGCTATTCTGTGATTTCTACGAAAGAAGCAAGAATCCCCCTGACCTTCGCTTGGTGTTGAATAACGTCAGACCAAAATCCTTTCCGCTTAAGAGGCCCCTGAAGCAAGAGCCTGAGAGTAAAGGTTCCGGGGCCTCCAGTGCAAAACGCATGAGAGCCAGTGAAGGCAAAAGCCAAGAAACAATCTCGCCTGGGTCCAGATCTGTGGTGTCAGCCTTCTTCTGTGAGTGCAACCAGCATTACAACACAGAAGTGGAGGTTGAAAAGCACATTATTGCGATTAACCAGATATTCTACAAATGTGCAGTTTGTGGAAAGCAGGCTGGGGATCTGGCAGTCATTGGTTTACACATGAGCCGTTTTCACGGTGGGGCCCACCTGAACAACTTCCTGTTCTGGTGCCAAATTTGCAAGATAGAAATGCCTAGAAAAGAGGATATCCTGTCCCATGTGATGGACTCCCACGATGGCCATGGTTTTTGCTATGAGAAAAAGGTTCTCGAGGAAGTGCCTTCTCCCTCCACATCTAAATCATCAACAACCTTTTCAGAACAAAGCGGTAGCACAGGACAAGCTAGAACACCAAGTCTGGCCACCTCAGACCCTGCACCCAGTGGCAAATGGCTGTGCAGGATCTGTGAGGAACTCTTTGTTTCCGAAAAAGCTGTATACAATCACTGCAAAGAGATGAACAACCATAGGTTCCAAAAGTATGTCTGCGGCTACTGTAAGCAGCGTTTCCTGAAAGTGGAAACCCTCTATCGTCACTTTCAGGATGAGCATGAGGGTGAGATTGACGTTAAGTACTTCTGTGGGCTCTGTGATGGCCTGCAATATGACATGCAAGAAGAGTTCCTAAACCACTACCAATCATACCACAGCAAGGATTATGTATTTGTGGCAGAACGAAATGACTCTCCACTCCAAAACCAAGCAGCTACAGACCCTGAAACCAAAACGTCCTGTAGATGCAAGATGTCCTGTTCTAACAAGTCAGAAAAGCAAATTGCTCGCAAGAAGTGCCTGAAAAACTTGATTCAACAGAGCAAGCTGTGGTTCCGATGTAGATTATGTATAGCAACATCACAGACTCTGGAAGCCATGCAAAAACACACAAAGATACATGGGTTCACAAAGAAGAAAAGTAAATTTTTGGTTTGCTGTGGCTCATGCACTAAGAGGTTGTCTGATCTTAATGGTGGCCACAATCactatttttcaaagcactgcttTCCCCAGGCTGGATGTACTGTGAGCCCTGCAAGCAAAACCACCTCTTCTGGTGTTCATGCTAGTCCTATGCCTAAAGGACAGCAGCCAAGTTGCACACCAGACCAGTCGTCCAAATCTGGGATCCTGCCAGGATTGAAAG GAAATGAGAAGTGTGAGAAACCTGCCCAGGAAGAGTCCAAGCATGAGCTTCCAGACATGGACTATCTCATGACCACGACCCACATTGTGTTTGTTGATCTAGACAACTGGCCATGTTTTTTCAGTCGTCTGCCAGGATACTTAAACCAGGGCATATTTGTTTGGGGATTTCAAG GTGGGAAGAACATTTGGAGGGCTCCAGACGGATGCAAAGTCTACAATTATCTTGTGAACACTGGATGTTTCTTCCTTCATCCACGGTGCAGTGATAGAAAAGATGCAGCTGATTTTGCCATCTGTGTGCAT GCTGGCCGACTCGATGAACAGCTGCCCAAGCATATTCAATTTACCATTCTTTCTGGAGACAAGGGTTTTCATGAGTTGGAGCTGCAATTTCTTAAAACCATGAGGACAGCACATATCCTTAACCCTCACCAGCTGGAAGGAGAGATGATGTGTGCACTGCTGAATAGCATTACAGACATTGGCAAAG atcgtGACGACATGAAGACTGCAGTGGAATTGAgtttaaaggagaaaaacaataaaggacagg ATGCAGAAATAAAAGAAGCAATCAAGAGAAGCCTGGAGGAAATATGA